A single genomic interval of Lacrimispora sphenoides JCM 1415 harbors:
- a CDS encoding AraC family transcriptional regulator, with protein MKYKYTELTEEVTIHRIISIHYFEYMSDFTFAGESHNFWELLCVDKGEVDVVADHERLTLQKGEVIFHQPNEFHRVLANGVIAPNLVVIGFDCQSPHMAFFKEQILKVGQEEQELLARIIAEARLCFEGRLDDPYQEVLVRKDHGPFAAEQMIKIYLEQFLIQMYRHSFSARQAPALLKETPSAEDIYETILCYFEKNICSQLTIDQISRDNLISTSQLKKLFSEKGNTGVIEYFNSMKIDAAKQLIRNRQLNFTQIANQLGYTSVHYFSRQFKHLTGMNPSEYATSIKKLSEKNILRETSH; from the coding sequence ATGAAATATAAGTATACGGAATTAACAGAAGAGGTGACCATACACCGGATCATCAGCATCCATTATTTTGAATATATGAGCGACTTCACGTTTGCGGGGGAATCTCATAACTTTTGGGAGCTGCTTTGTGTTGATAAGGGAGAAGTGGATGTGGTGGCTGATCATGAACGGCTGACGCTTCAAAAAGGAGAGGTCATTTTCCATCAGCCTAATGAATTCCACAGGGTTCTAGCCAATGGGGTCATTGCTCCCAACCTTGTGGTCATTGGATTTGACTGCCAATCGCCTCATATGGCCTTTTTTAAGGAGCAGATACTAAAGGTTGGGCAAGAGGAGCAGGAGCTTCTGGCACGGATCATTGCAGAAGCACGATTGTGCTTTGAAGGAAGGCTTGACGATCCTTATCAGGAAGTACTGGTACGAAAGGACCACGGGCCCTTTGCGGCAGAGCAGATGATAAAGATTTATCTGGAGCAGTTCCTGATCCAAATGTACCGCCATTCCTTTTCAGCCAGACAGGCTCCCGCCCTCCTTAAGGAAACCCCTTCTGCAGAAGACATCTATGAAACCATCCTATGTTATTTCGAAAAGAACATCTGCAGCCAGCTGACCATTGATCAGATCAGCCGGGATAATTTAATCAGCACTTCCCAGTTAAAAAAACTTTTCTCAGAAAAGGGGAACACCGGCGTCATTGAATATTTTAACAGTATGAAAATCGATGCGGCCAAGCAGCTCATCCGGAACCGGCAGCTTAATTTTACCCAGATCGCCAATCAGCTAGGATATACCTCGGTACACTATTTTTCCAGGCAATTCAAGCATTTGACCGGAATGAACCCTTCGGAGTATGCCACCTCCATAAAAAAGCTGTCTGAGAAAAATATACTGCGTGAAACAAGCCATTAG
- a CDS encoding PTS mannitol transporter subunit IICB: MKEKVQVFGRFLSGMVMPNIGAFIAWGLITALFIPTGWYPNEAIGALVSPMVSMLLPLLIAYTGGSVVYGQRGGVIGAITAMGVIVGSSIPMFMGAMIVGPVSAWVIKQFDRKIESKIPAGFEMLVNNFSLGIIGAILAAIALKGVAPFVEVMNRVMESGVGFFVDHRLLPLASVFIEPAKILFLNNAINHGILSPMGIQQVEEIGKSIFFLLEANPGPGLGVLLAYCLAGKGSAKSSAPGAIIIHFLGGIHEIYFPYILMNPLLLLAVVSGGASGIFVFQLLGVGLTSPASPGSILAVLAMTPRGGYFGVLAGVTVAAVVSFLVALPLLRFSGKGGDLEESTEKVKQMKQESKGNQTQEKKVMPAGPIKKIVFACDAGMGSSAMGATILKKKLAAAGFGDIEVVHSPVSSIPKDAQIVVTHKELKERASRSNPEAELILITNFMAAPEYDELVETLKNKQTD; encoded by the coding sequence ATGAAAGAGAAGGTACAAGTATTTGGCCGCTTTTTAAGCGGTATGGTAATGCCGAACATCGGTGCATTTATTGCATGGGGACTGATTACGGCATTGTTTATTCCGACCGGCTGGTATCCAAATGAAGCAATTGGTGCCCTGGTCTCCCCTATGGTTTCCATGCTGCTGCCGCTGCTTATTGCTTATACAGGCGGTTCAGTAGTCTACGGACAACGTGGCGGCGTCATCGGTGCAATCACAGCCATGGGCGTGATTGTTGGCTCCAGTATTCCTATGTTTATGGGGGCAATGATCGTAGGACCTGTCAGTGCCTGGGTGATCAAGCAGTTTGACCGAAAGATCGAGAGCAAGATCCCTGCCGGATTTGAGATGCTGGTAAATAACTTTTCCCTCGGCATCATCGGTGCCATCCTGGCGGCGATCGCCTTAAAGGGAGTTGCTCCTTTTGTTGAGGTGATGAACCGGGTGATGGAGTCCGGAGTTGGTTTCTTTGTGGATCACAGGCTGCTTCCGCTGGCAAGCGTTTTTATTGAACCTGCCAAGATCCTGTTCCTTAACAATGCCATTAACCATGGAATCCTGTCTCCTATGGGAATCCAGCAGGTGGAGGAAATCGGAAAATCCATATTCTTTCTTCTTGAGGCGAATCCGGGTCCAGGACTTGGTGTTTTACTGGCTTACTGCCTTGCAGGAAAAGGATCAGCAAAAAGCTCAGCTCCCGGCGCAATTATCATTCACTTTTTAGGCGGAATCCACGAGATCTATTTCCCATACATACTGATGAATCCCCTTTTACTTCTGGCGGTGGTATCAGGCGGAGCCAGCGGAATCTTCGTATTCCAGCTCCTTGGTGTTGGACTGACTTCACCCGCATCTCCTGGAAGCATCCTTGCTGTTCTTGCAATGACACCAAGAGGCGGATACTTTGGAGTATTAGCCGGTGTTACGGTGGCAGCTGTGGTTTCCTTCCTGGTCGCACTTCCCTTGCTGCGGTTTTCAGGAAAAGGCGGGGATTTGGAAGAGTCAACGGAAAAAGTGAAACAAATGAAGCAGGAGTCTAAAGGAAATCAGACTCAAGAGAAAAAAGTTATGCCAGCCGGACCCATTAAAAAAATTGTGTTTGCCTGTGATGCAGGCATGGGCTCCAGCGCTATGGGCGCTACCATATTAAAGAAAAAGCTGGCGGCAGCAGGATTCGGGGATATTGAGGTGGTGCATTCACCCGTATCTTCCATTCCTAAGGATGCTCAGATTGTGGTAACTCATAAAGAACTGAAAGAGCGCGCGTCCCGCAGCAATCCTGAGGCGGAACTGATTTTAATCACTAATTTTATGGCGGCACCGGAATATGATGAACTGGTAGAAACGTTAAAAAATAAACAAACAGATTAA
- the metK gene encoding methionine adenosyltransferase, with protein MEKLLFTSESVTEGHPDKMCDQISDAILDEMLKQDPMSRVACETCCTTGLVMVMGEITTHAYVDIQKVVRETVREIGYDRAKYGFDCDTCGVIVALDEQSADIALGVDRALEAKEHKMSDEEIDAIGAGDQGMMFGFASNETEEYMPYPIALAHKLALRLTKVRKDGTLTYLRPDGKTQVTVEYDENGNPLRLDAVVLSTQHDENVSQEQIHTDIKKYVFDEVLPAELVDEKTNFFINPTGRFVIGGPHGDSGLTGRKIIVDTYGGYARHGGGAFSGKDCTKVDRSAAYAARYVAKNIVAAGLADKCEIQLSYAIGVAHPTSVMVDTFGSGKLSNEKLVEIIRENFDLRPAGIIKMLDLRRPIYKQTAAYGHFGRNDLDLPWEKLDKVSLLKKYL; from the coding sequence ATGGAAAAATTATTATTTACATCCGAGTCCGTTACAGAAGGACATCCGGATAAAATGTGTGACCAGATCTCTGATGCGATTTTAGACGAGATGTTAAAGCAGGATCCCATGAGCCGTGTGGCTTGTGAAACCTGCTGTACTACAGGTCTTGTTATGGTTATGGGAGAAATAACGACCCATGCCTACGTAGACATACAGAAAGTAGTACGAGAGACCGTAAGGGAAATCGGCTATGACCGTGCAAAATACGGGTTTGACTGCGATACCTGCGGAGTGATCGTAGCTTTGGACGAGCAGTCCGCTGACATTGCCTTAGGCGTTGACCGGGCCCTGGAAGCAAAGGAACATAAGATGTCTGATGAAGAGATCGATGCCATCGGAGCAGGAGACCAGGGGATGATGTTTGGCTTTGCCAGCAATGAAACCGAGGAGTATATGCCATACCCCATCGCCCTTGCTCACAAGCTGGCCCTTCGGCTTACCAAGGTACGCAAGGATGGAACCCTTACTTACCTCCGTCCCGACGGAAAGACCCAGGTAACCGTGGAATATGATGAGAACGGCAATCCTCTCCGCTTGGATGCGGTGGTTTTATCCACTCAGCATGATGAGAACGTGAGCCAGGAGCAGATTCACACGGATATTAAAAAATATGTATTTGATGAAGTTCTGCCTGCAGAGCTGGTGGATGAGAAGACCAATTTCTTCATTAATCCTACCGGACGCTTTGTAATCGGCGGACCTCACGGAGACAGCGGCCTAACCGGACGTAAGATCATCGTAGATACCTACGGCGGCTATGCACGCCACGGCGGCGGAGCATTCTCCGGTAAGGACTGCACCAAGGTAGACCGTTCCGCTGCTTATGCGGCACGTTATGTAGCAAAGAACATCGTAGCAGCAGGGCTGGCTGACAAGTGTGAGATCCAGCTTTCCTATGCCATCGGTGTGGCACATCCTACTTCCGTTATGGTGGATACTTTCGGAAGCGGAAAATTAAGCAATGAAAAGCTTGTGGAGATCATCAGGGAAAACTTTGACCTGCGTCCCGCAGGAATCATCAAGATGCTGGATTTACGCCGCCCGATCTACAAACAGACGGCAGCTTACGGACATTTTGGTAGAAATGACTTAGACCTTCCATGGGAGAAGCTTGATAAAGTTTCACTTTTAAAAAAATATTTATAA
- a CDS encoding ABC transporter substrate-binding protein produces the protein MKRRFMGIMLSAVMAAGLLAGCAGETTTATTAAAAGGAATDAPKETAAGGGEGLIYWSMWEATEPQGQAIQMAIDKFTADTGVKVDVQFKGRTGIREGLQPALDAGTNIDVFDEDIDRVNTTWGQYLMDLEDLVKTSGYEANANAGLMSACREVGDGTLKSIPYQPNVFAFFYNQTIFDEAGIKEVPKTWEALDAACQKIKDAGYTPITCDDAYITAMFGYHMSRLLGEPGTEAVVKEGKWDDPAVLKTAQAYEDFAQKGYFSETIASNVWPAGQNQELALGTAAMYLNGSWLPNEVKDMAGEDFKWGCFSYPAVEGGKDGTNASNYGAQVLAINKNSQNGENAFKLIEYITQGEFDKKMSELSMGIPADSRNAEWPAQLASVMPVMESLSVRYPWAAGAEANADLTPIIKENFMKLCGGSITATGFVDALKAAGK, from the coding sequence ATGAAAAGACGTTTTATGGGTATTATGCTAAGTGCGGTCATGGCTGCCGGTCTTCTGGCAGGATGTGCAGGTGAGACCACCACTGCTACCACAGCTGCTGCGGCTGGCGGAGCGGCCACGGATGCACCGAAGGAAACGGCTGCAGGCGGCGGGGAAGGGCTTATTTACTGGTCCATGTGGGAAGCAACAGAGCCTCAGGGCCAGGCGATCCAGATGGCAATTGACAAATTCACTGCAGATACAGGAGTGAAGGTTGATGTTCAGTTTAAGGGACGTACGGGAATCCGTGAAGGTCTGCAGCCGGCTTTGGATGCGGGAACCAACATTGACGTATTTGACGAGGACATTGACCGTGTAAATACCACATGGGGACAGTATTTAATGGATCTGGAGGATTTAGTAAAGACTTCCGGCTATGAAGCCAACGCCAATGCAGGCTTAATGAGTGCTTGCCGGGAAGTGGGAGATGGAACATTAAAATCCATTCCTTACCAGCCCAATGTATTTGCATTTTTCTATAATCAGACTATTTTCGATGAGGCAGGAATCAAGGAAGTGCCAAAGACCTGGGAAGCGCTTGACGCAGCGTGCCAGAAGATCAAGGATGCAGGCTACACTCCCATTACCTGTGATGACGCTTACATAACAGCCATGTTTGGCTATCATATGTCCAGACTTTTAGGCGAACCGGGAACAGAGGCTGTTGTAAAGGAAGGCAAGTGGGATGACCCGGCAGTTCTTAAAACAGCTCAGGCTTATGAAGACTTTGCACAGAAAGGGTATTTTTCAGAAACAATTGCTTCCAACGTATGGCCTGCCGGACAGAACCAGGAACTTGCACTTGGTACAGCAGCCATGTATTTGAACGGCTCCTGGCTTCCAAATGAAGTAAAGGATATGGCAGGAGAAGACTTTAAATGGGGCTGCTTCAGCTATCCGGCAGTGGAAGGCGGAAAAGATGGTACCAATGCCTCCAACTACGGTGCTCAGGTTTTGGCGATCAACAAGAATTCCCAAAATGGAGAAAATGCATTTAAGCTGATTGAATACATCACTCAGGGAGAATTTGACAAGAAGATGTCCGAACTGTCAATGGGTATTCCGGCAGATTCCAGAAATGCAGAATGGCCGGCACAGCTTGCCAGTGTGATGCCGGTTATGGAGAGCTTAAGCGTGCGTTATCCCTGGGCAGCCGGAGCGGAAGCCAATGCTGACTTAACACCGATTATCAAAGAGAACTTTATGAAGCTTTGCGGAGGTTCCATTACAGCGACCGGGTTCGTGGATGCTCTTAAAGCAGCAGGCAAATAA
- a CDS encoding alanine/glycine:cation symporter family protein, with the protein MQAINEFFNKLDSAIWGLPMIVLLFGTHLFLTVRTGFIQRKTFTAIKLSVTKDPDSPGEVSQFQALTTALASTIGTGNIVGVGTAVFLGGPGAVLWCWLTGVFGIATKYSESLIAVKYRVQTKDGRMQGGAMYALERALGLKCLGVLFALFALFASFGIGSGTQINAIAEIIENNVPLPIPRIAIGLVFGVITAVVIIGGIKSIATVCEKLVPFMAAFYVAGCLIILSINADFILPALKAIVTLAFKPGAVAGGLVGRGIMLAMQYGIARGLFSNESGMGSAPLVASAAQTRNPVRQALVSSTGTFWDTVVVCLMTGLVLVTTIMKNPDINMDMIQNGGQMTTAAFSQIPVLGPVILVVGIITFAYSTILGWSYYGERCCEYLFGAKGMLPYKIIFVSIVVVGPVLSLDLVWTISDILNALMAIPNLVAVLLLSGVVAKDTKYYLSHLDERDETPIPVIDK; encoded by the coding sequence ATGCAAGCAATTAATGAATTTTTCAACAAGCTGGACTCAGCCATTTGGGGGTTACCCATGATTGTGTTGCTGTTTGGCACTCACTTATTTTTGACCGTACGCACAGGCTTTATCCAGCGCAAAACCTTTACAGCCATTAAGTTGTCTGTAACAAAAGACCCTGATTCACCAGGTGAGGTCAGCCAGTTTCAGGCGCTGACTACTGCCCTTGCTTCTACCATCGGTACCGGCAATATTGTGGGAGTTGGCACGGCGGTGTTCTTAGGCGGCCCGGGTGCTGTTCTCTGGTGCTGGCTCACAGGTGTATTCGGCATTGCTACCAAATATTCAGAATCCCTGATCGCAGTTAAATATCGTGTGCAGACAAAGGATGGACGAATGCAGGGAGGTGCCATGTATGCACTGGAGCGCGCACTGGGCTTAAAGTGTCTGGGCGTACTCTTTGCACTGTTCGCCCTGTTTGCTTCCTTTGGTATTGGAAGCGGGACTCAGATCAATGCCATCGCTGAGATTATTGAAAACAACGTGCCGCTGCCGATCCCGCGCATTGCAATCGGTCTTGTCTTCGGTGTGATTACTGCTGTGGTTATTATCGGCGGCATCAAGTCCATCGCAACGGTGTGTGAGAAGCTTGTACCATTTATGGCGGCTTTCTATGTGGCAGGCTGTCTGATCATTCTTAGTATCAATGCTGATTTCATCCTTCCTGCACTGAAGGCAATTGTGACCCTGGCCTTTAAACCCGGTGCGGTTGCAGGCGGTCTGGTTGGCCGGGGTATTATGCTTGCCATGCAGTACGGCATTGCCCGCGGCTTATTTTCCAATGAGTCCGGTATGGGTTCCGCGCCGTTAGTCGCTTCGGCTGCGCAGACACGTAATCCGGTGCGTCAGGCGCTGGTTTCCTCAACCGGAACCTTCTGGGATACGGTTGTTGTCTGCCTTATGACTGGTCTGGTCCTTGTTACGACCATAATGAAAAACCCGGACATCAACATGGATATGATACAAAACGGCGGACAGATGACAACCGCTGCATTCAGTCAGATTCCTGTGCTTGGGCCGGTGATCCTGGTAGTTGGAATCATTACTTTTGCTTATTCCACCATTCTAGGCTGGTCTTATTACGGGGAACGATGCTGCGAGTACTTATTCGGCGCCAAGGGAATGCTACCTTATAAAATTATCTTCGTGTCAATCGTAGTTGTCGGTCCTGTACTGTCTTTGGATCTGGTATGGACGATTTCAGACATCCTAAACGCACTGATGGCGATTCCCAATCTTGTGGCTGTTCTGCTTTTATCGGGCGTTGTGGCAAAGGATACAAAGTACTATCTGAGCCACTTAGATGAAAGGGACGAAACACCGATTCCGGTCATAGATAAATAA
- a CDS encoding carbohydrate ABC transporter permease, producing the protein MKKNKTMIAVFLTPAVLMFVLVFLYPIFRTILMSFFKIEGITDSMTKWQFTGFANYSKLASTSLFRISMWNLFRIWLIGGLVVMSLALLFAVILTSGIRFKSFFRAMIYLPNVVSAVALATMWLQYVYSPKFGLLKNVFSAMGLKYLSKVQWLDNDHKFMALLVAYCFGMVGYHMLIFASGIERIGEDYYEAATLDGANKVNQFRYITLPLLKGVFKTNITMWSVTSVGFFVWSQLFSTVTADTQTITPMVYMYMMIFGAGNSMTERNAGLGAAIGVLLSICVVAVFLLCNKLIKEDDLEF; encoded by the coding sequence GTGAAGAAGAATAAGACAATGATTGCCGTATTTCTAACACCGGCAGTATTAATGTTTGTCCTTGTATTCCTTTATCCTATTTTTAGGACAATTTTAATGAGCTTCTTTAAAATTGAAGGAATCACGGACTCTATGACCAAGTGGCAGTTTACCGGATTTGCCAATTACAGCAAGCTTGCGTCGACCAGCTTATTCCGCATTTCCATGTGGAATCTGTTCCGCATCTGGTTAATAGGCGGACTGGTTGTTATGTCTCTCGCTCTTTTGTTTGCGGTGATCCTTACCAGCGGGATACGCTTTAAAAGCTTTTTCAGGGCAATGATCTATCTTCCCAACGTAGTCAGTGCGGTCGCCCTTGCGACCATGTGGCTTCAGTATGTATACAGCCCTAAGTTCGGTCTCCTTAAAAATGTATTTTCCGCCATGGGGCTTAAATACTTATCCAAAGTCCAGTGGCTTGATAATGACCATAAATTCATGGCCCTGCTGGTTGCCTACTGTTTTGGCATGGTTGGATATCACATGCTGATATTTGCAAGCGGGATCGAGCGGATCGGAGAGGACTACTATGAGGCAGCCACTCTGGATGGAGCAAATAAGGTAAACCAGTTCCGCTATATCACCCTTCCTCTTTTAAAGGGGGTATTTAAAACCAATATCACCATGTGGAGCGTTACATCGGTGGGCTTTTTCGTCTGGTCCCAGCTGTTTTCAACGGTTACAGCGGATACCCAGACCATTACCCCCATGGTTTATATGTATATGATGATTTTTGGTGCAGGCAACAGCATGACCGAGCGGAATGCAGGCCTGGGTGCGGCAATCGGTGTCCTTTTGAGCATCTGTGTGGTTGCGGTATTCCTGCTGTGCAATAAACTGATAAAAGAGGATGATCTGGAATTCTAA
- a CDS encoding PTS mannitol transporter subunit IICB, giving the protein MKFAGRILKYYSRVIAECIPLFVTAGLLSVLSAVIFQNKYLPEMSNILSFLVIPIFMGYKAGTMCGGDVGGLAGTLAASAVVMAEPASAMILSAIAGSTAGFLSRRGLDRIKHRIPSGFEMLFSNLYISGLGLLAGALTHYTLVPVAAWLLTFLGNGLSLMIAKGVIPFISFVVEPLKIIFFNNWINHGFFLPLGLEQMKTQGSSILFLLETNPGPGFGILLAYALVYRNMRKQMLSSLIIQSLGGIHEVYFPYVLSDIRLLAAAIAGSIAGNYCFMVTGSGLLGPASPGSIITIMIMADKKHWLGILMGIFVSAGVTCLLSCLIMSGKKLKTIAEEEILQKDEGMPMKKMEHAKIYFVCDVGMGSSAMASALFKKRLKLEGLTGIEVFHVSADRIPPDADAIVCQKDFARSLSGLDKPCFTVNNLTDMSGYKELLNWLMGGGEDGSS; this is encoded by the coding sequence ATGAAGTTTGCGGGGAGAATACTGAAATATTACAGCAGAGTAATTGCCGAGTGCATACCTTTGTTTGTGACAGCCGGGCTGCTGTCAGTCTTATCGGCAGTGATATTCCAGAATAAATACCTGCCTGAAATGTCTAATATATTATCTTTTCTGGTAATTCCAATATTTATGGGATACAAAGCAGGCACGATGTGCGGCGGGGATGTCGGCGGTTTAGCGGGCACCCTTGCCGCTTCTGCTGTTGTCATGGCAGAACCTGCTTCAGCCATGATTTTATCAGCCATAGCAGGCAGCACCGCCGGTTTTTTATCCCGGAGGGGTCTGGACCGGATCAAGCACCGGATACCGTCCGGGTTTGAGATGCTCTTTAGCAACCTATATATATCAGGGCTTGGATTATTAGCCGGAGCACTTACCCATTACACGCTGGTACCAGTGGCCGCATGGCTGCTCACCTTTCTGGGAAACGGCTTATCACTAATGATCGCAAAGGGAGTCATCCCTTTCATCAGCTTTGTGGTAGAACCATTAAAAATCATTTTCTTTAATAACTGGATCAATCACGGCTTTTTCCTTCCCCTGGGATTGGAGCAGATGAAAACGCAGGGAAGCTCCATCCTATTTCTCTTAGAGACCAATCCGGGTCCGGGATTTGGAATTCTCCTTGCCTATGCCCTGGTTTACCGGAATATGAGAAAGCAAATGCTTTCCAGCCTTATTATTCAGTCCCTGGGCGGCATCCATGAGGTTTACTTTCCTTATGTGCTGTCAGATATCCGGTTATTAGCTGCTGCCATAGCCGGCAGCATTGCGGGAAATTACTGTTTCATGGTTACTGGAAGCGGGCTTCTGGGACCGGCTTCTCCCGGAAGTATCATCACGATCATGATTATGGCAGACAAAAAGCATTGGCTTGGAATCCTTATGGGGATATTTGTATCTGCCGGGGTAACTTGCCTCCTGTCCTGCCTGATTATGTCTGGAAAGAAACTAAAAACTATTGCCGAAGAAGAAATACTACAGAAAGATGAAGGGATGCCAATGAAGAAAATGGAACATGCCAAAATCTATTTTGTTTGCGATGTTGGCATGGGCTCCAGTGCCATGGCCAGCGCGCTGTTTAAGAAAAGGCTGAAGTTAGAAGGCTTAACAGGTATTGAAGTATTTCATGTATCGGCTGACCGCATTCCGCCTGATGCGGATGCGATTGTATGTCAAAAGGATTTTGCCCGTTCCCTGTCAGGACTTGATAAACCATGCTTTACAGTCAATAATCTCACGGATATGTCTGGCTATAAGGAACTCCTGAACTGGTTAATGGGAGGTGGAGAAGATGGCAGTTCATGA
- the metF gene encoding methylenetetrahydrofolate reductase [NAD(P)H] has product MKLSNILKNKATLSFEIFPPKRTDSIQTIYNTLNALHELNPDFISVTYGAGGNGNDQTTCEIASTIKNQYNIESLAHLTCAGLSKEDLLSQLENFKQNGIENILALRGDILDSNQPKGDFSYASDMISFIKEHGDFDITAACYPEGHTESKDLIEDIHNLKRKVDSGADQLITQLFFHNDYLYRFQERCSLAGIHVPIEAGIMPVINKKQIERMVSLCHVELPSKFIAMMNRYENNPDAMRDAGIAYAIDQIVDLVVHGVNGIHLYTMNNPYIAKKIHEAVHQLIRV; this is encoded by the coding sequence ATGAAACTATCTAATATCTTAAAAAATAAGGCGACGTTATCTTTTGAAATTTTTCCACCCAAAAGAACCGATTCTATCCAGACAATTTACAATACACTTAATGCTTTGCATGAACTGAATCCCGACTTTATCAGCGTAACCTATGGAGCAGGCGGCAATGGCAACGATCAAACAACCTGTGAAATTGCATCCACGATTAAGAATCAATACAATATTGAAAGTTTGGCCCATTTAACCTGTGCCGGTCTTTCGAAAGAAGATTTGCTTTCTCAACTGGAGAATTTTAAGCAAAATGGAATTGAAAATATCCTTGCGCTCCGTGGAGATATTTTAGATTCCAATCAGCCCAAAGGTGACTTTTCCTATGCCAGCGATATGATTTCATTTATTAAGGAACATGGAGATTTTGACATAACAGCGGCTTGCTATCCTGAAGGGCATACGGAATCAAAGGATCTCATTGAAGACATCCACAATTTGAAGAGAAAGGTGGATTCTGGAGCGGATCAGTTAATTACACAGCTTTTCTTTCATAATGACTATCTTTATCGATTTCAGGAACGCTGTTCCCTTGCGGGGATCCATGTTCCGATAGAAGCAGGCATTATGCCGGTAATCAATAAGAAGCAGATCGAACGTATGGTATCACTCTGCCATGTAGAACTGCCCTCGAAATTCATTGCGATGATGAACCGGTACGAAAATAATCCGGATGCAATGCGTGATGCAGGCATTGCTTATGCAATTGATCAAATTGTTGATCTTGTTGTGCACGGCGTCAATGGCATTCATCTTTATACAATGAACAATCCTTACATAGCAAAAAAAATACATGAAGCGGTTCACCAGCTGATTCGGGTGTAA
- a CDS encoding carbohydrate ABC transporter permease has translation MAKKKGFMEPFNWKRELKLFPGYLLLSVWILFTIVLLGWVVAASFSTTKAIFSGHVLSQGIHFENYAKAWTNSNVSAIFFNSLMYSVISCTLLVLICAPAAYVLSRFRFAGNKMIQTSLVSAMGVPVVMIVLPLFSLIAGMNVLNNYIANKAVLIFLYVGINVPYTTIFLLTFFANISRAYEEAAAIDGCPPMRAFWLIMFPMAQSGIITVTIFNFINIWNEYFISLIFANSDRVRPVAVGLYSMINSMKYTGDWSGMFASVIIVFLPTFILYIFLSEKIIAGITGGGVKG, from the coding sequence ATGGCTAAAAAGAAAGGGTTTATGGAGCCATTTAACTGGAAAAGAGAGCTTAAGCTTTTTCCGGGATATCTGCTCCTTAGTGTTTGGATATTATTTACCATTGTATTGCTGGGCTGGGTGGTAGCCGCCAGCTTTTCTACGACAAAGGCCATCTTTTCAGGCCATGTTTTGTCCCAGGGAATTCATTTTGAAAACTATGCAAAGGCCTGGACCAATTCCAATGTGTCCGCTATTTTCTTTAATTCCCTGATGTATTCCGTTATTTCATGTACGCTTCTTGTTTTGATCTGTGCGCCTGCCGCGTACGTATTGTCCCGCTTTCGCTTTGCAGGGAATAAGATGATCCAGACGAGCCTTGTGTCTGCCATGGGAGTGCCTGTGGTCATGATCGTTCTTCCCCTGTTCAGCCTGATCGCCGGTATGAACGTGTTAAACAACTACATTGCAAACAAAGCGGTGCTGATATTTCTTTATGTGGGGATCAATGTTCCTTATACAACAATATTTCTTCTCACATTTTTTGCCAATATCTCCAGAGCCTACGAGGAAGCGGCGGCTATTGACGGCTGTCCGCCTATGAGGGCTTTCTGGCTGATCATGTTTCCCATGGCTCAGTCCGGGATCATAACGGTTACTATTTTCAATTTTATTAATATATGGAATGAGTATTTCATTTCCCTGATTTTTGCCAACTCCGACAGGGTACGTCCGGTTGCGGTAGGGCTATATTCCATGATCAATTCCATGAAATATACGGGAGACTGGTCAGGAATGTTCGCATCCGTTATCATCGTATTTCTTCCTACCTTTATTCTTTATATCTTTTTGTCGGAGAAGATCATTGCTGGTATTACCGGGGGCGGAGTCAAAGGTTAA